A single region of the bacterium 336/3 genome encodes:
- a CDS encoding NAD-dependent epimerase translates to MKIAIVTGSAGLIGSESVNFFCQKFDKVIGIDNNYRQTLFGTDASVQWNIERLQKQVDNYEHYSLDIRNYTDVETIFKKYGSDIKLIVHTAAQPSHDWAAKEPLTDFTINANGTLNLLELTRLYAEKAVFIFTSTNKVYGDTPNYLPLVELETRWEISENHAYYKNGIDETMSIDQTKHSLFGASKVAGDVVAQEYGRYFGMNVGVFRGGCLTGPQHSGTQLHGFLSYLMKCAITGNHYSVFGYKGKQVRDNIHSWDLVNMFWHFYQNPRQGEVYNAGGSRFSNCSMQEGIVLCEEITGNKMNYSYVEDNRIGDHIWWVSDVSKFKQHYPEWSYKYDLKSTLVQMFEAMRSRL, encoded by the coding sequence ATGAAAATAGCTATTGTTACAGGTTCCGCTGGACTCATAGGAAGCGAATCTGTTAATTTTTTTTGCCAAAAGTTTGATAAAGTAATTGGTATTGACAATAACTACAGACAAACTTTATTTGGAACAGATGCCTCTGTTCAATGGAATATAGAACGCCTTCAAAAACAAGTAGATAATTATGAACATTATAGTTTAGACATTCGTAATTATACAGATGTAGAAACTATTTTTAAGAAGTATGGTAGTGATATAAAACTCATTGTACACACAGCAGCTCAGCCAAGCCACGACTGGGCAGCCAAAGAGCCCCTCACAGATTTTACGATTAATGCCAACGGAACGCTTAATCTTTTAGAATTAACAAGGCTATACGCTGAAAAAGCTGTTTTTATCTTCACTTCAACTAACAAAGTATATGGAGATACTCCTAACTATCTACCATTAGTTGAACTTGAGACTCGTTGGGAAATTTCAGAAAACCATGCTTATTATAAAAATGGAATAGATGAAACCATGAGTATTGACCAAACCAAACATTCTTTATTTGGAGCTTCTAAGGTAGCTGGTGATGTTGTAGCTCAGGAATATGGAAGATATTTTGGTATGAATGTAGGTGTATTTAGGGGAGGTTGTCTGACAGGTCCTCAACATTCTGGCACTCAATTACATGGGTTCCTATCATATTTGATGAAATGTGCTATTACAGGTAATCATTATAGTGTTTTTGGATATAAAGGTAAGCAAGTAAGAGATAATATTCATTCTTGGGATTTGGTGAATATGTTTTGGCATTTTTACCAGAATCCAAGACAAGGAGAAGTATATAATGCTGGGGGTAGTCGTTTTTCTAACTGTTCTATGCAAGAAGGAATAGTTCTTTGTGAAGAAATTACAGGAAATAAAATGAATTATAGTTATGTTGAAGATAATCGTATTGGAGATCATATTTGGTGGGTTTCAGATGTTTCTAAGTTTAAACAGCATTACCCAGAGTGGAGTTACAAATATGATTTAAAATCTACATTAGTTCAAATGTTTGAAGCTATGAGAAGTAGATTATAA
- a CDS encoding family 2 glycosyl transferase encodes MKLSIVIPAYNEEGSITETLQDVYQELLQEQIEHEIVVVNDNSKDNTLVTLEQLSKEIPTLKYYTNKGPNGFGYAVRYGLERFSGDCVAIMMADLSDDPKDLVKFYRKMIDGNFDCVFGSRFMKGGKVIDYPKVKKIINRLANFIVKVTVGMRYNDTTNAFKLYKRETMEGLKPFLSPHFNLTLELPLKAIVRGYSYAVLPNSWTNRKYGVSKLKIKEMGSRYFFILLYCLIEKFFSRGDFKKKELN; translated from the coding sequence ATGAAATTAAGCATTGTTATACCTGCTTATAATGAAGAAGGCTCTATCACGGAAACGCTTCAAGATGTTTACCAAGAGCTTTTACAAGAGCAAATTGAACATGAAATAGTTGTGGTAAATGATAATTCCAAAGACAATACTCTGGTAACTTTAGAACAATTATCAAAAGAAATACCTACACTTAAATACTATACAAACAAAGGTCCTAATGGTTTTGGATATGCGGTTCGATATGGCTTAGAAAGATTTTCAGGTGATTGTGTGGCAATTATGATGGCAGATCTCTCTGATGACCCAAAAGATTTAGTCAAATTCTATAGAAAAATGATTGATGGAAATTTTGATTGTGTATTTGGAAGCAGATTTATGAAAGGTGGAAAAGTAATAGATTACCCCAAAGTAAAAAAAATCATCAATCGTTTAGCTAATTTCATTGTAAAAGTTACTGTTGGTATGCGTTATAATGATACTACAAATGCTTTTAAACTTTACAAAAGAGAAACAATGGAAGGCTTAAAACCATTTTTATCTCCTCACTTCAATCTCACATTAGAATTACCTTTAAAAGCAATTGTAAGGGGCTATTCTTATGCAGTTTTGCCAAATTCTTGGACAAATCGGAAATATGGAGTCTCTAAACTTAAAATTAAAGAGATGGGAAGTCGATACTTTTTTATACTTTTGTATTGTCTTATAGAGAAGTTTTTTTCTAGAGGAGATTTTAAAAAGAAAGAATTAAATTAA